One stretch of Rhizophagus irregularis chromosome 6, complete sequence DNA includes these proteins:
- a CDS encoding Peptidyl-prolyl cis-trans isomerase D, whose product MSVRCFFDIDIGDVREGRIVFELFDDLIPNTVENFRALCTGEKGIGKSGYPLHYKGSTFHRVIKGFMIQGGDFTRGDGTGGESIYGDKFDDESFDVKHDEPFLLSMANAGPNTNGSQFFITTGKATHLDDKHVIFGRVLKGKSVVRAIENNPTGTNDKPIKKVTIVDCGELKEDEDDGVPVPADGDTYEDWPEDESGSLKPEKLLEIAQKVKDIGNDYFKKGDYLNASKKYTKAIRYLNEKTTFEDDDPPELEKKFYSLKISCYLNKAACSLKLQNWKNAVDDTTIVLEMSPEYLLDADKAKALYRRGSAKVGMKDEEEAVKDLQQASKLNPQDAAIAKEIAIAKQKLKAREEKQKKAFAKMFE is encoded by the exons ATGTCTGTTCGTTGTTTTTTTGATATCGATATTGGTGATGTGCGCGAAGGTCGAATTGTCTTCGAATTG tttgaCGACCTTATACCAAATACTGTTGAAAATTTTCGCGCGCTCTGTACAG GAGAGAAGGGTATTGGTAAATCCGGTTACCCACTGCATTATAAAGGTAGCACGTTTCATCGTGTGATCAAG GGTTTTATGATTCAAGGTGGTGATTTCACCAGAGGCGATGGTACGGGAGGTGAAAGTATTTATGGAGACAAATTCGATG ATGAGAGCTTTGACGTGAAACATGACGAACCTTTTCTATTGTCGATGGCGAATGCTGGTCCAAACACGAATGGTTCTCAATTTTTCATTACTACGGGAAAG GCGACACATTTAGATGACAAACATGTGATATTTGGTAGAGTATTAAAAGGTAAATCGGTAGTCCGAGCCATTGAGAATAACCCAACTGGAACTAATGATAAGCCGATAAAGAAGGTTACAATTGTTGATTGTGGAGAATTGAAAGAAGACGAAGATGACGGCGTACCAGTTCCAGCGGATGGCGACACTTACGAGGATTGGCCCG AGGATGAATCTGGATCTTTAAAACCTGAAAAGTTGTTAGAAATTGCTCAAAAAGTTAAAGATATTGGAAatgattatttcaaaaaaggaGATTATTTGAACGCAAGTAAGAAATATACCAAG gcAATTCGTTATTTGAATGAGAAAACAACATTTGAAGATGATGATCCACCAGAACTGGAAAAGAAATTCTATTCACTTAAAATCTCATGCTATCTTAATAAAGCTGCATGTTCACTTAAATTGCAAAATTGGAAAAACGCCGTTGATGATACTACCATAGTACTTGAAATGTCACCAGAATATCTGTTGGACGCAGATAAGGCTAAAGCATTGTATAGACGTGGTAGTGCTAAAGTTGGTATGAAAGATGAGGAAGAAGCTGTAAAAGATTTACAACAAGCATCAAAATTAAATCCTCAAGACGCTGCAATCGCGAAAGAAATAGCTATTGCTAAACAAAAACTCAAAGCTCGTgaagaaaaacaaaagaaagCATTCGCAAAAATGTTCGAATAA
- a CDS encoding 3-ketoacyl-CoA thiolase mitochondrial, translating into MAQNVFIVAAKRTAFGAFGGSLKNYTATELGGIAAKAAINTLPKDVPIDSVIFGNVCQTDNAAAYLARHVSHRASLPTHVPALTINRLCGSGFQSVINAVQEIRVGDSNIVLTGGTESMSRSPYTLSDVRWGTRYGVDLKLEDSLAATLVDQYPTKTPMGITAENLGEKYNITREQADEYALSSQKRWAAANEAGRFKKEIVPIEIKTKKGVQVFDTDEHPRPNVNIESLAKLPSVFKKDTGLVTAGNASGINDGAGAVIVAGENAIKKYSLTPLAKIVSYNVTGVEPTIMGIGPVPAIKSALEKANLKLSDIGIIEVNEAFAVQYLAVEKELGLNRQITNTNGGGIAIGHPLAASGSRILAHLVSELHRTENQYAIGSACIGGGQGIAIILERVK; encoded by the exons atggcacaaaatgtatttattgtaGCTGCAAAAC gaACGGCTTTCGGCGCTTTTGGTGGCTCTCTGAAGAACTATACAG CAACTGAACTTGGTGGAATAGCTGCAAAAGCAGCTATTAATACTTTGCCGAAGGATGTTCCAATTGATTCAGTGATATTCGGTAATGTTTGTCAAACCGATAATGCTGCAGCTTATTTAGCTCGTCATGTTAGTCATCGCGCTAGTTTACCTACTCACGTACCAGCATTGACTATAAACCGATTATGTGGTAGTGGGTTTCAATCAGTTATTAATGCTGTCCAAGAAATTCGCGTTGGCGATTCAAATATTGTGTTAACTGGTGGTACGGAAAGTATGAGCAGATCTCCTTATACTCTTAGTGATGTACGTTGGGGAACTCGTTATGGAGTAGACCTTAAGTTAGAGGACTCATTAGCTGCAACTCTAGTTGATCAATATCCTACAAAGACACCTATGGGTATTACGGCTGAAAATTTGGGCGAGAAATACAATATTACTCGTGAACAAGCAGACGAATACGCGCTTAGTAGTCAAAAACGTTGGGCGGCTG CCAATGAAGCTGGGcgattcaaaaaagaaattgtccCGATTGAAATTAAGACAAAGAAGGGTGTTCAAGTATTTGATACAGATGAACACCCTCGTCCCAACGTCAATATTGAATCACTGGCAAAGCTTCCTTCAGTGTTTAAAAAAGATACTGGTCTCGTTACTGCTGGTAATGCGTCCGGTATAAATGATGGAGCAGGAGCAGTAATTGTTGCTGGCGAGAATGCCATAAAGAAATATAGCTTAACTCCTTTAGCGAAAATCGTTAGTTATAATGTAACGGGTGTTGAGCCTACTATTATGGGAATCGGACCGGTTCCCGCTATAAAGAGCGCTTTGGAAAAAGCCAATCTAAAACTTTCTGATATTGGAATCATTGAAGTCAATGAAGCTTTCGCTGTTCAATATTTAGCTGTAGAAAAGGAATTAGGATTAAATCGTCAAATCACAAATACAAATGGAGGTGGTATTGCTATAGGTCATCCACTTGCTGCATCGGGCTCTCGTATTTTAGCGCATTTGGTTAGCGAACTACATAGAACAGAAAATCAATATGCCATTGGATCTGCTTGTATTGGCGGTGGACAAG GCATTGCAATTATTCTTGAACGTGTAAAATAG